Genomic DNA from Bosea sp. Tri-49:
TCGCGCGCCAGCTGAAGCTCGGCGTCGTGAAGCTGCTGGGCGGGAAGCTCACGCAGGCCGGCGATGCTGGTGCCGAGCCGCTTCGCCAGCGCCTCCGCATAAGCAGCGGCGGTGTCGAGTTCAGGAAAGCCCGGGGCGCCGTGCAGCGAGCCGCTCTGGATGATGACCTTGTCGAACAGCCCGGCATTGGCAGGGTTCTGCGCGATCGTCGCGACGCTCTGCCCGCCGGCCGACTGGCCGAAGATCGTCACCCGCGCCGGATCGCCGCCGAAGGCGGCGATGTTGTCCTTCACCCAGCGCAGCGCCGCGATCTGGTCCTGATGTCCCCAATTCGCTAGGGTGCCCGAACGCTCGTCCTTGAGCTCGGGATGCGCCAGCCAGCCCAGTGCGCCGAGCCGGTAATTCACCGTCACCACGACGACGTCGCCGCGCGCGGCCAGCGCTGCGCCGTTCGTGCCGGCGACGAGGCCGTGGCCGGTGCGCCAGGCGCCGCCATGGAGCCAGACCATCACCGGCCGCTTGCCCTGAACGGAGGGCGTCCAGACGTTGAGGAAAAGGCAGTCTTCCGATTGCGGATCGGCGCCGTCATAGAGCCAGGCGGCCGCGCCCGCCAAGGTCTGGATCGAGGCTGCGCCCGGCTTGCTCGCATCGCGTATACCGGCCCAGGGCGCGGCCGATTGCGGCGCACGATAGCGTAGCGGCCCGACGGGGGCGGCGGCGTAGGGGATGCCGAAGAAGGCGGCGGCGCCGCCTTGCGCAAAGCCCCACAGCTTGCCGCTCGCGGTCTCGACCACCGGCATGTCCTGCGCCAGCGCTGCAGCGGCGAGCGTACTCGACAAGCCAACGAGAACAGTCCTTCGATCGGTCAGAAACATCGCCAGATCCCTCCCTGCAGG
This window encodes:
- a CDS encoding carboxylesterase/lipase family protein; protein product: MSSTLAAAALAQDMPVVETASGKLWGFAQGGAAAFFGIPYAAAPVGPLRYRAPQSAAPWAGIRDASKPGAASIQTLAGAAAWLYDGADPQSEDCLFLNVWTPSVQGKRPVMVWLHGGAWRTGHGLVAGTNGAALAARGDVVVVTVNYRLGALGWLAHPELKDERSGTLANWGHQDQIAALRWVKDNIAAFGGDPARVTIFGQSAGGQSVATIAQNPANAGLFDKVIIQSGSLHGAPGFPELDTAAAYAEALAKRLGTSIAGLRELPAQQLHDAELQLARDPAMVRSLGRPPILPVLDGKVLTAWPRDGQLPAVPALIGTTRDEGVFWYDLVNPDGKAVGGLKSPQTEAELQAMIRDLIAIYRPEAAHLPVAEIVEAYRSTATPAEGDALKRCWIAAYGDIVFRLRALEAARRHARAGHSAYLYEFDHPLAPPARGVPHTAEIPFVFGTYRHPFFSAKVGAGQAEAKLSELMLASWARFAHTGVPSTDISGAWRPVSPDGKGVNILGRDSGYQLADAVQPGRNAAWRI